ATAGCATTCGAGTGATGGGAGGTCACCATAGTCACGCATAATCTCAATTTGGGGCCGCTCACCACAGGCTTTTAAACGTGGTTTGAGAATTAGCAGCGTGCTGTCCAACCCTTCGTGTAAATTGGCGATTTGGCGACAATCAGTATCATTGCGGGCGAAGATTTGGAGGGATTGGACGATTTCCTGCATCCGCTCCACCCCGAGATTCATTGACTTAATTAACTTGGGTAGATCTTCTTTGAGGAATTCAATTTCCCCAGATTCAATGACGGCTTTCAAGTCTGCGGATGGTTCGGTGACGGATTGATCGTAGGTTTCGAGATAGCGGAATAGCGCTGTGAACGATTGTTCCAGTGGGAAGAGGTTGCCCCCAATGAAATGCAGCGGATTTTTGATCTCATGGGCGATGCCCGCAATCATCATGCCTAAGGCTGACATTTTTTCGTTGCGAATCAACTGGAGCTGAATTGCCTTTAGGCGATCTTCGGTGGCGCGATGATCGGTTAAATCCCGAATACTCCCAATAATAAATTTATAGTTATTTGCATCGGTATAGATGCTCCGCTTGGCGGAAACAAAGCGGGTTGTGCCATCGGGGTGGGGATAGAAGACCTCAGTTGTTTGGGGCTGGCCAGTCTCCAGCGCAGTTTTCGTGCTGAGGTAAAATTCTTTTGCAACGTCGATCGGTAAAATATCGTGACTAAATGTCCCAATTACCCGATGGGGCGGTAGATTGACCAATTCGCACATGGCTTCGTTGCTTAAGACAAATTTGCCTTGGTTATCCTGGACGAAGATCGGATCGGGTAAATGATTCAGAATGTTCTTGAGAAAAGCATGGGTCGATCGCACATGATCTTGGATCTTGCGGCGTTCTTCTTCGAACTTGAATCGTTCGGTGACGTTGCGCGCAAGGCCTTGGTAGGAATTAATCTGACCATCTTCTTCAATGATCGGTGTGAGGTTTGATGAGAGCCAACGGTAACGACCATCGCGGTGTTTGAGCCGCATGATAATGCCGAGTTTGGGTTCTCCGCTGAGGTGCATTTGCTGGAAGATCTGGATTAGGCGATCGGTATCCTCAGGATGTAAAAAATCCGTAAAGGACTGGCCCAGAAAATGTGCGGCATCATAGCCCAAGACATTACTAACACTAGGGGCAATGTATTCGATGATGCCCCTAGTTGAATGCGTATAAATCAGGTCCTGAGAGTTCTCAACGAGCACTTGAAACTGGGTCTCGCGCTCATGGAGCGCCGTTTCAGTGGCTTGTAAGTCCTGATTTTGCTGTTGTAGTTGTGCAACTAAATTCTGTAGTTCGAGAATTTCATTGAGGAGTGCTTGTTCTCGATGCGGCGTTAATTGGTTTGGGGAACATGGCGGGTTCGATGGGTCTGATCCGGGCTGATCGGCATTTTGCACCATAACTTGTTGTACTACGCACTAGATTTGCAAGAGCACATATTTAGGTTGCCCAGAGTGATCACGCAGATCAACAGTTGCAATATCTTGCTAGTAGTGCGTTTTGTCACCTTTGGGCGAATATGTAACGTGTGTTGCAAAAAACAATTGACGGTGCGATTTATGGCTTACGGCGCTAAAGCGGCTCTTGGTTTGCTTGGATTGTCTGTATCCCGCGTTTACTTTGCTTCCATCCAGTTTTTACCGGCATGAATTTCTACCTTTAAGGGAACCGTCAGTTCGATCGCCGATTCCATTGTCGTTTTGATCGTTTCTCTGAGGCTATCCCAGGCTTCTGGTGCAACTTCTAATACGAGTTCGTCATGGACTTGGAGTAGCAGGTTCGCTTCATCGGGTTTGAGTTTGGCTTGGAGGTGAATCATTGCAAGTTTGATAATATCGGCGCTTGATCCTTGAATTGGGGCATTCGCGGCGGCCCGAAGCATTTGGGCATCATATTGGTCCCGCAATTTAATTTGATCGAGATCAATATCGTTGGGATTGCTGCCCCGCAGCTGTTGGAGCGACTGGCTATTGAAGTTAAAGTAGCGGCGCCGACCGCAGATGGTTTCGACGTAACCATTGGCGATGGCTTCGCGTTGCATTTGCTGTAGATAAGCAAAAACCTTGCTATAGCGTTCGTTAAATCGATCGATAAATGCCTTGGCTTCAGCATTCTTGACGCCGGCTTCGCGCGCAAATCGCTGGGCGCCCATGCCGTAGATTACGCCGAAATTGATGATTTTGGCCAGTCGTCGTTCATCTGAGGAGATGTCTTCTTTCTCTAGCAGCAACTTTGCTGTGAGGGTGTGGACATCGGTGCCAGTGCGGTAGGCCTCTAGTAGGGCTGGTTCTTGACTCAGGTGGGCGACAATTCGTAGCTCAATTTGAGAGTAGTCAGCGCCCGCCAGGAGCCAACCATCGCGGGGGAGAAAGGCTTTGCGGATTTGGCGACTGAAAGCGGTGCGAATCGGAATGTTTTGCAGGTTGGGTGCGGATGACGATAGGCGACCCGTAGCAGTGACGGCTTGATTAAAGTCGGTATGGACGCGGTGGGTGTCGCTGCGGACGAGGGTGGGGAGGGCATCCACGTAGGTGGATTTGAGTTTGGAGAGGCTGCGGTATTCGACGATCGCATCTACCACTGGATGATCGCCTTTGAGTTTCTCCAGGGTTGCCGCATCGGTGGAGTACCCGGTTTTGGTTTTGCGCGATTTCTTGGTATTCAGTTCGAGTTTTTCAAACAGTAATTCGCTGAGTTGTTTGGGGGAGCCGAGATTAAACTCACTCCCGGCATCACTGTAGGCTTGCTGTTCAATGCGATCGAGGTCTTGGCCTAAATTCGTGGAAAATTCCTTGAGGTAATCCGTATCGATTTCGATGCCGACCGATTCCATATCCGCGAGGACGACTTCAGTGGGTAACTCGATCGTCTCGAATAAGGTGTTTAAACTCGGTGTTTTGTGCAATTCGGCCCGAAGTTTCTGGGTTAATTGCCAAGTGCTGTAGACGTCCATGCCACAGTAGTTAGCGACTGCTTGAATTTCAATGTCGGCGATCGTTTTGCCTTTCGGGACGAGGTCTTTGTAGTCCTGGGCTAGAATATCGAGATAGCGCA
The sequence above is drawn from the Romeriopsis navalis LEGE 11480 genome and encodes:
- a CDS encoding PAS domain S-box protein, which produces MVQNADQPGSDPSNPPCSPNQLTPHREQALLNEILELQNLVAQLQQQNQDLQATETALHERETQFQVLVENSQDLIYTHSTRGIIEYIAPSVSNVLGYDAAHFLGQSFTDFLHPEDTDRLIQIFQQMHLSGEPKLGIIMRLKHRDGRYRWLSSNLTPIIEEDGQINSYQGLARNVTERFKFEEERRKIQDHVRSTHAFLKNILNHLPDPIFVQDNQGKFVLSNEAMCELVNLPPHRVIGTFSHDILPIDVAKEFYLSTKTALETGQPQTTEVFYPHPDGTTRFVSAKRSIYTDANNYKFIIGSIRDLTDHRATEDRLKAIQLQLIRNEKMSALGMMIAGIAHEIKNPLHFIGGNLFPLEQSFTALFRYLETYDQSVTEPSADLKAVIESGEIEFLKEDLPKLIKSMNLGVERMQEIVQSLQIFARNDTDCRQIANLHEGLDSTLLILKPRLKACGERPQIEIMRDYGDLPSLECYPGQLNQVFMNLLGNAIDALEEANTQIHQRQDAETWQPTISIATQVHNGETIQILVQDNGNGLSFENQARLFKQAFTTKPIGKGTGMGMTISNQIITERHQGHIVFSSTPHIGTTFSIMLPIHLDEADNNDNNPSTDINQLR